In Xanthomonas sp. SI, the following are encoded in one genomic region:
- a CDS encoding DUF2934 domain-containing protein, which translates to MDADTRQRRIEQLAHEIWEAEGRPDGRAARHWAMAERLVDAEARADPQDHSLSPAGNGPATS; encoded by the coding sequence ATGGACGCAGACACACGCCAGCGCCGCATCGAACAACTCGCACACGAAATCTGGGAAGCCGAAGGCCGGCCCGACGGCCGCGCCGCCCGCCACTGGGCCATGGCCGAACGCCTGGTCGACGCCGAAGCCCGCGCCGATCCGCAAGACCACTCGCTTTCCCCGGCCGGCAACGGCCCCGCCACGTCGTAA
- the glgA gene encoding glycogen synthase GlgA: MSPPPPADLPDRQRDTHPVLRAPRRRHRDARGRFIRTAEVTVKLQPAPRRASLFVTSEMADFIKAGGLGDVAAALPRALRGSCDIRVLIPGYPAVLRKTGPLEIVGHIAAHAGLPACALGRADRPDGLCVYVLLCPQLFERQGSPYVSSEGRDWEDNALRFATLSHAAAQIAGGRAGLDWNPDLLHLNDWPCALAAAYVRWSGGRTPCLLTIHNLAYQGLFPYAMASTLGIPDNGLQDLEFYGQMSFLRAGIVHADHVNTVSVSYAAQITGPAQGCGLDTLLARHAASGRLSGIVNGIDASWDPRTDDHLHTHFGIDQVQGKRENAAQVRRAFGLIDSDGPLFAVVSRLVHQKGLDMICEVAPQIVAAGGQIVVIGGGEPQIEQAVAALARRFPGHVGAHIGFEERLARRMFAGSDFLLMPSRFEPCGLSQMYAQRFGSLPIAHATGGLIDTVDDGVTGFLFEEPSADGLRRCLQRVFRTFRLPGLLQAMRRAAMLRPSGWDLAGRKYMALYDRTAPLSPAVA; the protein is encoded by the coding sequence ATGTCGCCTCCCCCGCCCGCCGATCTGCCCGATAGACAACGCGACACCCACCCGGTCCTGCGCGCGCCCCGGCGCCGCCACCGCGATGCGCGCGGACGCTTCATCCGCACCGCCGAAGTCACCGTCAAGCTGCAGCCGGCGCCGCGCCGCGCCAGCCTGTTCGTGACCTCGGAAATGGCCGACTTCATCAAGGCCGGCGGCCTGGGCGACGTCGCCGCGGCGCTGCCGCGCGCGCTGCGCGGCAGCTGCGACATCCGCGTGCTGATCCCCGGCTACCCGGCGGTGCTGCGCAAGACCGGTCCGCTGGAGATCGTCGGCCACATCGCCGCGCACGCCGGGCTGCCGGCCTGCGCGCTGGGCCGCGCGGACCGCCCCGACGGACTGTGCGTGTACGTGCTGCTGTGCCCGCAGCTGTTCGAGCGCCAGGGTTCGCCCTACGTGTCCAGCGAAGGCCGCGACTGGGAAGACAACGCGCTGCGCTTCGCCACGCTGTCGCACGCCGCCGCGCAGATCGCCGGCGGCCGCGCCGGGCTGGACTGGAATCCGGACCTGCTGCACCTCAACGACTGGCCGTGCGCGCTGGCCGCCGCCTACGTGCGCTGGTCCGGCGGGCGCACGCCGTGCCTGCTGACCATCCACAACCTGGCCTACCAGGGCCTGTTCCCGTACGCGATGGCCAGCACGCTGGGCATCCCCGACAACGGCCTGCAGGATCTGGAGTTCTACGGGCAGATGTCGTTCCTGCGCGCCGGCATCGTCCACGCCGACCACGTCAACACGGTCAGCGTCAGCTACGCCGCGCAGATCACCGGCCCGGCGCAGGGCTGCGGCCTGGACACGCTGCTGGCCCGGCATGCCGCCAGCGGCCGCCTCAGCGGCATCGTCAACGGCATCGACGCCAGCTGGGACCCGCGGACCGACGATCACCTGCATACCCATTTCGGCATCGACCAGGTCCAGGGCAAGCGCGAGAACGCGGCCCAGGTGCGTCGCGCGTTCGGCCTGATCGACAGCGACGGCCCGTTGTTCGCGGTGGTGTCGCGGCTGGTGCACCAGAAAGGCCTGGACATGATCTGCGAGGTGGCGCCGCAGATCGTCGCCGCCGGCGGCCAGATCGTGGTGATCGGTGGCGGCGAGCCGCAGATCGAGCAGGCGGTGGCGGCGCTGGCGCGGCGCTTCCCCGGCCATGTCGGCGCCCATATCGGCTTCGAAGAGCGCCTGGCACGGCGCATGTTCGCCGGTTCGGACTTCCTGCTGATGCCGTCGCGCTTCGAACCGTGCGGGCTGAGCCAGATGTATGCGCAGCGTTTCGGAAGCCTGCCGATCGCGCACGCCACCGGCGGCCTGATCGATACCGTGGACGATGGCGTGACCGGCTTCCTGTTCGAGGAGCCGTCCGCCGATGGCCTGCGCCGCTGCCTGCAGCGGGTGTTCCGCACCTTCCGCCTGCCCGGTCTGCTGCAGGCGATGCGCCGCGCGGCGATGCTGCGGCCCAGCGGTTGGGATCTGGCCGGGCGCAAGTACATGGCCCTGTACGACCGCACTGCTCCGCTGTCGCCGGCGGTGGCATGA
- the treY gene encoding malto-oligosyltrehalose synthase, giving the protein MSFTPLRATARLQLHAGFTLLDAAAQVPYYAGLSISHLYLSPIGCAVPGSTHGYDVTDPRQVNPELGGEPALLHLSERVRAHGMGLILDIVPNHMAAHAANPWWWDVLKHGRRSRHAGWFDIDWRAPGRDGKLWLPVLDRSYAQALSEGALQLRVAEDGEVQLEHHEQRFPIRLEGAVAHDSPAVRQAWAARLNDAARLGDDALHRLIERQCYRLAWWRVGNDMLNYRRFFDITSLAALRVEQNEVFAAVHELPLRLVAEGHLDGVRVDHVDGLADPTGYVQRLRAQLDRAGRRRGIAAGGIALYIEKILAPQETLRSDWPCDGSTGYDFMDQVAGVLHDPAGAAPLTALWRRETGRSGDFGQEQRAARDEILQGSLQTEFVRTVQALAAAAHLDPATREFSPQMLARGLMALLRHFEVYRTYAGPDGLDEADAARLAQAAQRARNGAEPRVCAAIDAIERWSRDGRGTGKAQIALRRIVRRRIEQLSAPLNAKSVEDTAFYRHGVLLSRNEVGSDPDVFAWAPEDFHAANAARAQHHPRALLATATHDHKRGEDVRMRLAVLSAQAPWWAEQVARLQALSADLLPAGSAAPLPGDVLMLWQMLVAAWPLELASDDAAGLADYAERIGAWQLKAAREAKLRTYWTWPDEAYERGARALLDAALLAPAGAPLREALAQAAAALAPAGALNSLVQTTLRLSVPGVPDLYQGSEGWDLSLVDPDNRRPVDYALRQAWLHDDTEASALLRDWHSGHIKAWLTAQLLHLRGAHPALFAHGGYRPLQAQGPHAQHVLGFAREHAGKTLLVVVPRLTAATQALDAAAPLRAQLDWHNTFLTLPAAQYKNVLSGRDLTASASMPVADLFAEFPVAVLVAVP; this is encoded by the coding sequence ATGAGCTTCACCCCGCTGCGCGCCACCGCGCGCCTGCAATTGCACGCCGGCTTCACCCTGCTCGACGCCGCCGCGCAGGTGCCCTACTACGCCGGCCTGAGCATCAGCCATCTGTACCTGTCGCCGATCGGCTGCGCGGTGCCCGGCTCCACCCACGGCTACGACGTCACCGATCCGCGCCAGGTCAATCCCGAACTCGGCGGCGAACCGGCGCTGCTGCACCTGTCCGAGCGCGTGCGCGCGCACGGCATGGGTCTGATCCTGGACATCGTGCCCAACCACATGGCCGCGCACGCGGCCAATCCGTGGTGGTGGGACGTGCTCAAGCATGGCCGGCGCAGCCGCCACGCCGGCTGGTTCGACATCGACTGGCGCGCGCCCGGACGCGACGGCAAGCTGTGGCTGCCGGTGCTGGACCGCAGCTATGCGCAGGCGCTGAGCGAAGGCGCGCTGCAACTGCGCGTGGCCGAGGACGGCGAGGTGCAGCTGGAGCACCACGAGCAGCGCTTCCCGATCCGCCTGGAAGGCGCCGTCGCCCACGATTCGCCGGCCGTGCGCCAGGCCTGGGCGGCACGGCTCAACGACGCGGCGCGGCTGGGCGACGACGCGCTGCATCGGCTGATCGAACGCCAGTGCTACCGGCTGGCCTGGTGGCGGGTCGGCAACGACATGCTCAACTACCGCCGCTTCTTCGACATCACCTCGCTGGCGGCGCTGCGCGTGGAGCAGAACGAGGTGTTCGCCGCGGTGCACGAACTGCCGCTGCGGCTGGTCGCCGAAGGCCACCTGGACGGCGTGCGCGTGGACCACGTCGATGGCCTGGCCGATCCCACCGGCTACGTGCAGCGGTTGCGCGCGCAGCTGGACCGTGCCGGGCGCCGCCGCGGCATCGCCGCTGGCGGCATCGCGCTGTACATCGAGAAGATCCTGGCGCCGCAGGAAACCCTGCGCAGCGACTGGCCGTGCGACGGCAGCACCGGCTACGACTTCATGGACCAGGTCGCCGGCGTGCTGCACGACCCGGCCGGCGCCGCGCCGCTGACCGCGCTGTGGCGCCGCGAGACCGGCCGCAGCGGCGACTTCGGCCAGGAGCAGCGCGCCGCGCGCGACGAGATCCTGCAAGGTTCGCTGCAGACCGAGTTCGTGCGCACCGTGCAGGCGCTGGCCGCCGCCGCGCACCTGGACCCGGCCACCCGCGAGTTCAGCCCGCAGATGCTGGCGCGCGGGCTGATGGCGCTATTGCGGCACTTCGAGGTGTACCGCACCTACGCCGGCCCCGATGGCCTGGACGAAGCCGATGCGGCGCGCCTGGCCCAGGCCGCGCAGCGTGCGCGCAATGGAGCCGAGCCGCGGGTGTGCGCGGCGATCGACGCGATCGAGCGCTGGAGCCGCGACGGCCGCGGCACCGGCAAGGCGCAGATCGCGCTGCGGCGCATCGTGCGCCGGCGCATCGAGCAGCTGTCGGCGCCGCTCAACGCCAAGTCGGTCGAGGACACCGCGTTCTACCGCCATGGCGTGCTGCTGTCGCGCAACGAGGTCGGCAGCGACCCGGACGTGTTCGCGTGGGCGCCGGAAGATTTCCACGCCGCCAACGCCGCACGCGCGCAACACCATCCGCGCGCGCTGCTGGCCACCGCCACCCACGACCACAAGCGCGGCGAAGATGTGCGCATGCGCCTGGCCGTGCTCAGTGCGCAGGCGCCGTGGTGGGCCGAACAGGTGGCGCGCTTGCAGGCCTTGTCCGCCGACCTGTTGCCCGCCGGTAGCGCCGCGCCGCTGCCCGGCGACGTGCTGATGCTGTGGCAGATGCTGGTCGCCGCCTGGCCGCTGGAACTGGCCAGCGACGATGCCGCCGGCCTGGCCGACTACGCCGAGCGCATCGGCGCCTGGCAGCTGAAGGCCGCACGCGAAGCCAAGCTGCGCACTTACTGGACTTGGCCGGACGAAGCCTACGAACGCGGCGCGCGCGCGCTGCTGGACGCGGCGCTGCTGGCGCCGGCCGGCGCGCCGCTGCGCGAGGCGCTGGCGCAGGCCGCGGCCGCGCTGGCCCCGGCCGGCGCGCTCAACAGCCTGGTGCAGACCACGCTGCGGCTGAGCGTGCCCGGCGTGCCCGACCTGTACCAGGGCAGCGAAGGTTGGGACCTGTCGCTGGTCGATCCGGACAACCGCCGCCCGGTGGATTACGCGCTGCGCCAGGCCTGGCTGCACGACGACACCGAAGCGTCGGCGCTGCTGCGCGACTGGCACAGCGGCCACATCAAGGCATGGTTGACCGCGCAGCTGCTGCACCTGCGCGGCGCGCATCCGGCGCTGTTCGCGCATGGCGGCTATCGCCCGCTGCAGGCGCAGGGCCCGCACGCGCAACACGTGCTCGGCTTCGCGCGCGAACACGCCGGCAAGACCCTGCTGGTGGTGGTGCCGCGCCTCACCGCAGCTACGCAAGCGCTGGATGCGGCGGCGCCGTTACGCGCGCAGTTGGATTGGCATAACACCTTTCTGACGTTGCCCGCGGCACAGTACAAGAACGTGCTGAGCGGGCGCGACCTCACGGCATCGGCCTCGATGCCGGTGGCGGACCTGTTCGCCGAGTTCCCGGTGGCCGTGCTGGTCGCCGTTCCCTGA
- the treZ gene encoding malto-oligosyltrehalose trehalohydrolase, translating to MRQGAWPTADGKVGFVLWAPDASSVDIVFDDGSRQPLAAAADGYFTATVACAAGTRYRYAIDGGEPVPDPASRWQPDGVHGASAVLASDGYRWQHDAWRGRPWAETVFYELHVGACGGYVGLRAQLRTLAALGVTAIELMPLAAFPGRHNWGYDGVLPYAPAAAYGHPDELKALIDEAHGLGLSVFLDVVYNHFGPDGNYLGQYASAFFREDAPTPWGAAIDFRLAPVQRYFIDNALMWLHEYRFDGLRLDAVHAIVPNAFLDTLREAIAASVPAGRHVHLVLENEANQAGVLERGYSAQWDDDFHNSLHVLLTGEDEGYYAGFADAPAQHLARVLGEGFAYQGQADHRGHARGEPSAQLPPHKFVIFAQNHDQIGNRARGDRLITQVSEPALRAALALTALTPMIPLFFMGEPWGSRTPFLFFTDFAPPLDEAVREGRRREFAHFAAFADPAQRATIPDPNAPSTFEASIADISDATHGDGARWRDWFVALMALRRQHLVPALPQARAVGARTLGPKAVAAGWNLGNGEWHVAANFGDTPVALDLPGVTVHAENAGDDPAQLPPNAFVARYRAGSAT from the coding sequence CTGCGCCAGGGCGCCTGGCCCACCGCCGACGGCAAGGTCGGCTTCGTGTTGTGGGCACCGGACGCGAGCAGCGTCGACATCGTGTTCGACGACGGCAGCCGGCAGCCGCTGGCCGCGGCCGCGGACGGCTATTTCACCGCGACAGTGGCCTGCGCCGCCGGCACCCGCTACCGCTACGCGATCGACGGCGGCGAACCGGTGCCGGACCCGGCCTCGCGCTGGCAGCCCGACGGCGTGCACGGCGCCAGCGCGGTGCTGGCCAGCGACGGCTATCGCTGGCAGCACGACGCCTGGCGCGGCCGGCCGTGGGCGGAAACGGTGTTCTACGAACTGCACGTCGGCGCCTGCGGCGGCTACGTCGGGCTGCGCGCGCAGTTGCGCACGCTGGCGGCGCTGGGCGTCACTGCGATCGAACTGATGCCGCTGGCCGCCTTCCCCGGCCGCCACAACTGGGGCTACGACGGCGTGCTGCCGTACGCGCCGGCCGCGGCCTACGGTCATCCGGACGAACTGAAGGCGCTGATCGACGAGGCCCACGGCCTGGGCCTGAGCGTGTTCCTGGACGTGGTCTACAACCACTTCGGCCCGGACGGCAACTACCTCGGCCAGTACGCCTCGGCGTTCTTCCGCGAAGACGCGCCGACCCCGTGGGGCGCGGCGATCGACTTCCGGCTCGCGCCGGTGCAGCGCTACTTCATCGACAACGCGCTGATGTGGCTGCACGAATACCGCTTCGACGGCCTGCGCCTGGACGCGGTGCACGCGATCGTGCCGAACGCATTCCTGGACACGCTGCGCGAGGCGATCGCGGCCAGCGTGCCGGCCGGGCGCCACGTGCACCTGGTGCTGGAAAACGAGGCCAACCAGGCCGGCGTGCTGGAGCGCGGCTACAGCGCGCAGTGGGACGACGATTTCCACAACAGCCTGCACGTGCTGCTGACCGGCGAAGACGAGGGCTACTACGCCGGCTTCGCCGATGCGCCGGCGCAGCACCTGGCGCGGGTGCTGGGCGAAGGCTTCGCCTACCAGGGCCAGGCCGACCACCGCGGGCATGCGCGCGGCGAGCCGAGCGCGCAGCTGCCGCCGCACAAGTTCGTGATCTTCGCGCAGAACCACGACCAGATCGGCAACCGCGCGCGCGGCGACCGGCTGATCACCCAGGTGTCCGAGCCGGCGCTGCGCGCGGCGCTGGCGCTGACCGCGCTGACCCCGATGATCCCGCTGTTCTTCATGGGCGAGCCGTGGGGCAGCCGTACCCCGTTCCTGTTCTTCACCGACTTCGCGCCGCCGCTGGACGAGGCGGTGCGCGAAGGCCGGCGCCGCGAATTCGCGCATTTCGCCGCGTTCGCCGATCCCGCGCAGCGCGCGACCATTCCCGACCCGAACGCGCCGAGCACGTTCGAAGCCTCCATCGCCGACATCAGCGATGCCACCCATGGCGACGGCGCGCGCTGGCGCGACTGGTTCGTGGCGCTGATGGCGTTGCGCCGCCAGCACCTGGTGCCGGCGTTGCCCCAGGCACGCGCCGTGGGAGCACGCACGCTGGGGCCGAAGGCGGTGGCCGCGGGCTGGAACCTGGGCAACGGCGAGTGGCACGTGGCCGCGAACTTCGGCGACACGCCGGTGGCGCTGGACCTGCCCGGCGTGACGGTGCATGCCGAGAACGCCGGCGACGATCCGGCGCAGCTGCCGCCGAACGCCTTCGTCGCCCGCTACCGAGCCGGTTCCGCAACGTGA
- a CDS encoding 1,4-alpha-glucan branching enzyme, whose product MPVWDAPLEAANDERERLALQALARGDAVDAFAWLGPHAGDDGVLRVRALVPGADALGLLDGNGKLVARMRAHPEAESVFEGELKTTTAYRLRIVWPDAVQEIDDPYAFGPVLDEAWLQGMAEGDGAALRTALGAHHTRIGTVDGVRFAVWAPHARRVALVGDFNGWDGRRHPLRLHRQAGVWELFVPGLRGGEHYQYEILDADGTPLPRKADPVARHSTRAPDTASVVPSAADFAWHDSAWLAQRETRAGAAQPMSIYELHAGSWRHDAHGQPLQWDALAAQLIPYVQELGFTHIELLPITEYPFGGSWGYQPLGLFAPTARHGDADGFARFVDACHQAGIGVILDWVGAHFPDDAHGLQRFDGTALYEHADPREGVHREWNTLIYNYGRAEVVAYLIGSALEWIERFHVDGLRVDAVAAMLYRDYGRNEGEWVPNAQGGRENLEAIAFLRRLNAEIAQRFPGVRVIAEESTAWPGVTAPPEQGGLGFSHKWNMGWMHDTLSYMRRDPIHRQHHHSEMSFGLVYAFSEHFVLPLSHDEVVHGKGSLLAKMPGDTWQRFANLRAYLAFMWAHPGRKLLFMGGEFGQWQEWDHDRALDWAQAQRPEHRGVARLVGDLNRQLRALPALYRSDRAAEGFEWSVADDHRNSVFAFVRHDRAGGAPPLLAVSNFTPNVHHDYRLGVPRGGLWREILNTDSGHYGGSNQGNGGALRSVAQPMHGHAQSLALTLPPLSTLWLQAEH is encoded by the coding sequence ATCCCGGTGTGGGACGCGCCGCTGGAAGCGGCGAACGACGAGCGCGAACGCCTCGCCCTGCAGGCGCTGGCGCGCGGCGACGCGGTGGACGCGTTCGCCTGGCTGGGCCCGCACGCCGGCGACGACGGCGTGCTCCGGGTGCGCGCGCTGGTGCCAGGCGCCGACGCGCTGGGCCTGCTCGACGGCAACGGCAAACTGGTGGCACGGATGCGCGCGCACCCGGAGGCCGAGAGCGTATTCGAAGGCGAACTGAAGACCACGACAGCCTATCGGCTGCGCATCGTGTGGCCGGACGCGGTGCAGGAAATCGACGATCCGTACGCGTTCGGCCCGGTGCTGGACGAGGCCTGGCTGCAAGGCATGGCCGAGGGCGATGGCGCCGCGCTGCGCACCGCGCTGGGCGCGCACCACACCCGTATCGGCACGGTCGACGGGGTGCGCTTCGCGGTGTGGGCGCCGCATGCGCGGCGGGTCGCGCTGGTCGGCGACTTCAACGGCTGGGACGGCCGCCGCCATCCGCTGCGTCTGCATCGCCAGGCCGGCGTCTGGGAACTGTTCGTGCCGGGGCTGCGCGGCGGCGAGCACTACCAATACGAGATCCTGGACGCCGACGGCACGCCGCTGCCGCGCAAGGCCGACCCGGTCGCCCGCCACAGCACGCGCGCACCGGATACCGCCTCGGTGGTGCCCAGCGCCGCCGACTTCGCCTGGCACGATTCGGCCTGGCTGGCGCAGCGCGAAACGCGCGCCGGCGCCGCGCAGCCGATGAGCATCTACGAGCTGCACGCCGGCTCCTGGCGCCACGACGCGCACGGCCAGCCGCTGCAGTGGGACGCGCTGGCCGCGCAGCTGATCCCGTACGTGCAGGAACTGGGCTTCACCCATATCGAACTGCTGCCGATCACCGAATATCCGTTCGGCGGCTCCTGGGGCTACCAGCCGCTGGGCCTGTTCGCGCCGACCGCGCGGCATGGCGACGCGGACGGTTTCGCGCGCTTCGTCGATGCCTGCCACCAGGCCGGGATCGGGGTGATCCTGGACTGGGTCGGCGCGCACTTTCCCGACGACGCGCATGGCCTGCAGCGCTTCGACGGCACCGCACTGTACGAACACGCCGATCCGCGCGAAGGCGTGCATCGCGAGTGGAACACGCTGATCTACAACTACGGCCGCGCCGAAGTGGTCGCCTACCTGATCGGCAGCGCGCTGGAATGGATCGAGCGCTTCCACGTCGACGGCCTGCGCGTGGATGCGGTGGCGGCGATGCTGTACCGCGACTACGGCCGCAACGAGGGCGAATGGGTACCCAACGCCCAGGGCGGGCGCGAGAACCTGGAGGCGATCGCGTTCCTGCGCCGGCTCAACGCCGAGATCGCGCAACGCTTCCCCGGGGTGCGGGTGATCGCCGAGGAATCCACCGCCTGGCCGGGCGTGACCGCGCCGCCGGAACAGGGCGGGCTGGGTTTCAGCCACAAGTGGAACATGGGCTGGATGCACGACACGCTGAGCTACATGCGGCGCGACCCGATCCACCGCCAGCACCACCACAGCGAGATGAGCTTCGGCCTGGTGTACGCGTTCTCCGAGCACTTCGTGCTGCCGCTGTCGCACGACGAAGTGGTGCACGGCAAGGGCTCGCTGCTGGCGAAGATGCCCGGCGACACCTGGCAACGCTTCGCCAACCTGCGCGCCTATCTGGCCTTCATGTGGGCGCATCCGGGACGCAAGCTGCTGTTCATGGGCGGCGAGTTCGGGCAGTGGCAGGAATGGGACCACGACCGCGCGCTGGACTGGGCGCAGGCGCAGCGCCCGGAGCATCGCGGCGTGGCGCGGCTGGTCGGCGACCTCAACCGGCAGCTGCGCGCATTGCCGGCGCTGTACCGCAGCGATCGCGCGGCGGAAGGCTTCGAATGGAGCGTGGCCGACGATCATCGCAACAGCGTGTTCGCCTTCGTGCGCCACGATCGCGCCGGCGGCGCGCCGCCGCTGCTGGCGGTGAGCAACTTCACCCCGAACGTGCACCACGACTACCGCCTCGGCGTGCCGCGCGGCGGGTTGTGGCGCGAAATCCTCAACACCGACAGCGGCCATTACGGCGGCTCCAACCAGGGCAACGGCGGCGCCTTGCGCAGCGTCGCGCAGCCGATGCACGGGCATGCGCAATCGCTGGCGCTGACCTTGCCGCCGCTGTCCACCCTCTGGTTGCAAGCGGAGCATTGA
- a CDS encoding response regulator, producing MRGTCALTTILLVEDDQTIRELARMMLDADGYRVLSAGTAREALALLEQDPDVDLIFSDVQMPGCDGVTMVRELRRRAVTIPALLTSGMKHPDTAALPTHTGFLPKPYSHAGLLAALQRLQPAH from the coding sequence ATGCGTGGCACTTGCGCCCTCACCACCATTCTTTTGGTTGAGGATGACCAGACGATTCGCGAACTGGCTCGGATGATGCTCGACGCCGACGGCTATCGGGTCTTGTCCGCCGGCACCGCCCGCGAGGCGCTCGCCTTGCTCGAACAGGATCCCGATGTCGACCTGATCTTCAGCGACGTGCAGATGCCCGGCTGCGACGGCGTGACCATGGTGCGCGAGCTGCGCCGGCGCGCGGTCACGATCCCGGCCCTGCTCACCTCCGGCATGAAACATCCCGATACCGCCGCGCTGCCGACGCATACCGGCTTCTTGCCCAAACCCTACAGCCATGCCGGCTTGCTGGCGGCACTGCAGCGCCTACAGCCAGCGCACTGA
- the malQ gene encoding 4-alpha-glucanotransferase, with translation MTDSPLHTLASAAGLLVDWIDASDTPRTVGPDTLRSVLGALGLDAHDDAACRDSLRRLQAGGGSAAPLLTADVGTPIDAGGTPGAAYRLEHEDGSSRDGRFDAQGRVAALDAHGYWTLQHGDRHTTLAVAPARCYGVADAVGEDAPRRWGLSLQVYSAQAPGDAGIGDADGVAAWAERIARAGGDAIALSPVHAARPIGTHYSPYSPGDRRFLDPLQAAPARVLGAAAAQRAMQAAGLEQAFADAQTRALIDWPASAAAKWQWLRQLHADFAQADAALHADFAAFQHERGAALRDYAAFAARDFGDADPALHSFAQWLAARSWAGVQRQARAAGMGIGLIADLAVGFDPGGAEAAAWPQAVLAGLELGAPPDAFNGDGQAWGIGGYSPTGLRASGFAPFIELLRAVMRDRGGVRIDHILGLLRLWTIPRGASSADGVYLRYPLHDLLRLLALESWRHRAIVIGEDLGVVPDGIRAELSQRGVMGIDVLLFTRDAKGAFLAPAQWRGDAIATTTTHDLPTLRGWRRGEDIDWRRRLQLSDAAQQRADHLTRSADVARMDAAVAAALPQAQNPELDALRFVAATPSPLALLPAEDALGLDQQPNLPGTVDGHPNWRRRLPAADTAAAGAPLDTRLEAFAHARRNASPAQGTDA, from the coding sequence ATGACCGATAGCCCCCTGCACACCCTGGCGTCCGCCGCCGGCCTGCTGGTCGATTGGATCGACGCATCCGACACGCCGCGGACGGTCGGCCCTGACACGCTGCGCAGCGTGCTCGGCGCGCTCGGCCTGGACGCGCACGACGACGCCGCCTGCCGCGACAGCCTGCGCCGGCTGCAAGCCGGCGGCGGCAGCGCCGCACCGTTGCTGACCGCCGACGTCGGCACGCCGATCGACGCCGGCGGCACGCCGGGCGCGGCATACCGGCTCGAGCACGAGGACGGCAGCAGTCGCGACGGCCGCTTCGATGCGCAGGGCCGCGTCGCCGCATTGGATGCCCACGGCTACTGGACCCTGCAGCACGGCGACCGCCACACCACGCTGGCGGTGGCGCCGGCGCGTTGCTACGGCGTGGCCGACGCGGTCGGCGAGGATGCGCCGCGGCGCTGGGGCCTGTCGCTGCAGGTGTATTCGGCGCAAGCCCCAGGCGACGCCGGCATCGGCGATGCGGACGGCGTCGCCGCCTGGGCCGAGCGCATCGCGCGTGCCGGCGGCGATGCGATCGCGCTGAGTCCGGTGCATGCGGCGCGGCCGATCGGCACGCACTACAGCCCGTATTCGCCAGGCGACCGCCGTTTCCTGGATCCGCTGCAGGCCGCCCCGGCACGCGTGCTTGGCGCCGCGGCAGCGCAGCGCGCCATGCAGGCGGCCGGGCTGGAACAGGCCTTCGCCGACGCGCAGACGCGCGCGCTGATCGACTGGCCGGCCTCGGCCGCGGCGAAGTGGCAGTGGCTGCGCCAGCTGCATGCCGATTTCGCCCAGGCCGACGCCGCGCTGCACGCGGATTTCGCGGCGTTTCAGCACGAGCGCGGCGCCGCGCTACGCGACTACGCCGCGTTCGCCGCGCGCGATTTCGGCGATGCCGATCCAGCCTTGCACAGCTTCGCGCAGTGGCTGGCCGCGCGCAGCTGGGCCGGCGTGCAGCGGCAGGCGCGCGCTGCCGGCATGGGCATCGGCCTGATCGCCGACCTGGCGGTGGGCTTCGATCCCGGCGGCGCCGAGGCCGCGGCCTGGCCGCAGGCGGTGCTGGCCGGGCTGGAACTGGGCGCACCACCGGATGCGTTCAACGGCGACGGCCAGGCCTGGGGCATCGGCGGTTATTCGCCGACCGGGCTGCGCGCCAGCGGCTTCGCGCCCTTCATCGAACTGCTGCGTGCGGTGATGCGCGACCGCGGCGGCGTGCGCATCGACCACATCCTCGGCCTGCTGCGGCTGTGGACGATCCCGCGCGGCGCCAGCTCGGCCGACGGCGTGTACCTGCGCTATCCGCTGCACGACCTGCTGCGCCTGCTGGCGCTGGAATCGTGGCGGCACCGCGCGATCGTGATCGGCGAAGACCTGGGCGTGGTGCCGGACGGCATCCGCGCCGAGCTGTCGCAGCGCGGAGTGATGGGCATCGATGTGCTGCTGTTCACCCGCGACGCCAAGGGCGCGTTCCTGGCGCCGGCGCAATGGCGCGGCGATGCCATCGCCACCACCACCACCCACGACCTGCCGACGCTGCGCGGCTGGCGCCGCGGCGAGGACATCGACTGGCGCCGCCGCCTGCAGCTGTCCGACGCCGCGCAGCAACGCGCCGACCACCTGACCCGCAGCGCCGACGTGGCGCGCATGGACGCCGCGGTCGCCGCGGCGCTGCCGCAGGCGCAGAACCCGGAACTGGACGCGCTGCGCTTCGTCGCCGCCACGCCCTCGCCGCTGGCGCTGCTGCCGGCCGAGGACGCGCTGGGCCTGGACCAGCAACCCAATCTGCCCGGCACTGTCGATGGCCACCCGAACTGGCGCCGGCGCTTGCCGGCGGCGGACACCGCGGCCGCCGGCGCACCGCTCGACACCCGCCTGGAGGCGTTCGCGCACGCGCGCCGCAACGCCTCCCCCGCGCAAGGAACCGACGCATGA